The Sulfurovum sp. TSL1 genomic sequence GGGAGGAAGTACGCTTTCTGCGACGATCGGAGTGGTTTCACGGGTAGAACATCATACCTATGCGCACAGCGGGGAGTCTTTTTTAGCCGTGCAGGTCGATGCTGCCGTGAATCCCGGGAATTCCGGCGGTCCGGCACTCTCTAACAGAAAGATCGTCGGTGTCGTGATGCAAATGATCAGCAAGTCTCAGAATATCGGCTACCTGGTCCCTGTGAATATCGTGAAACACTTCATAAAAGACATGAAAGACGGAAAATATGACGGTTTTGCAGACCTGGGCTTGGGTACACAAAAACTGGAAAATCCTGCCATAAGACGCTATTATGGGCTTGATGATCATATCAGCGGCATACTGATCGCAAAAGTGGTCTATCATTCACCACTTGCGGGATTACTGAAAGAGGGTGATATCTTAACGGCAGTAGACGGGCATAATGTTGAAAATGACGGTACGGTAGAGTTCAGAAAACATGAATTTACCCACTATCAGCATTTTGTAGATGCGTATCAAATGGGTGAGAAAGTGAAATTTGATATCATCCGTGATAAGAAACATATACAGGTTGAGGCACCTTTAAAGTACGTTGCAGATGATATGTATCTTGTCAAGACGACACGTTATGATACGATGCCAAGGTATTTTGTGTACGGCGGATATGTCTTTTCTCCGTTGACCAGAAACCTCATTGTATCGACAAACCGAAACCGTTTAACACTGAGCTATTTGGCAGGGAAATGGCAGGAAGAAGATAAAAGCGAAGTGGTGGTCCTGCTGAAAGTATTGGCTTCAGATATGAGCAGGGGAGACAATGATTTTGCAATGTGGCCCATAGATAAGGTGAATGGAGAGAGCTTTAAAGACTTTAAAGAGTTTTATGAAAAGATGAAAACTGCAAAAAGTGACTATATTGTGTTGGAAGATACAGACGGGGTTAAAGTGATCATTGACCGAAAAGAAGCCCAGGTGAAACAGGATACCATACTGAATAAATATAATATAGAGTTCGACAGGTCGATAGATCTAAGAGAGTAGTTATTCATACTTTTTAAACTGCTGCAGCCACTCTTTGTCTTCTTCACTGAGTGTTCCGACTCTTTCGAGAAGTTTTTTCTTGGTAGCAATAAGATCGTCTATCTCAAG encodes the following:
- a CDS encoding S1C family serine protease, with protein sequence MPNRRILWIVLFSTLFLAANTQQGNGTKEAIVKIYTAAKVPNYQEPWSSSMRSSTGSGAIIEGGYILTNAHVVANQAFIEVQRYGQRKRYIAKVHAVSHQADLALLKVEEEAFFEGVKPLTFGSLPKVEQKIVVYGYPMGGSTLSATIGVVSRVEHHTYAHSGESFLAVQVDAAVNPGNSGGPALSNRKIVGVVMQMISKSQNIGYLVPVNIVKHFIKDMKDGKYDGFADLGLGTQKLENPAIRRYYGLDDHISGILIAKVVYHSPLAGLLKEGDILTAVDGHNVENDGTVEFRKHEFTHYQHFVDAYQMGEKVKFDIIRDKKHIQVEAPLKYVADDMYLVKTTRYDTMPRYFVYGGYVFSPLTRNLIVSTNRNRLTLSYLAGKWQEEDKSEVVVLLKVLASDMSRGDNDFAMWPIDKVNGESFKDFKEFYEKMKTAKSDYIVLEDTDGVKVIIDRKEAQVKQDTILNKYNIEFDRSIDLRE